One window of the Actinomyces procaprae genome contains the following:
- a CDS encoding helix-turn-helix domain-containing protein, producing the protein MPTAQRSRGPYAKTAVKREAIARAAYEVVQEVGHERLTTAAVARRAGMAERTMLYHFPSRDHLLVAALAYFDEVIQGRGALVDFREGKTAGEQALTARDAEAIIARLVRGTACDDARLRLYSYLAGQAQIPGSAAHEHFTAHYAEAIDGIGIIIGALQQHGLARTDQPAEAMARRFLAAWDGLQQLWVVAPDFDLEAETLQAFADITGRDLLRARDAMAEVIRGI; encoded by the coding sequence ATGCCAACCGCGCAACGCTCCCGCGGCCCGTACGCCAAGACGGCCGTCAAGCGGGAGGCGATCGCCCGGGCCGCCTACGAGGTGGTCCAGGAGGTCGGTCACGAACGCCTCACCACCGCGGCCGTGGCGCGCAGGGCCGGCATGGCCGAGCGCACCATGCTCTACCACTTCCCCAGCCGCGACCACCTGCTGGTCGCTGCCCTCGCCTACTTCGACGAGGTGATCCAAGGACGGGGCGCACTCGTCGACTTCCGGGAGGGCAAGACCGCCGGCGAGCAGGCGCTCACCGCCCGGGACGCGGAGGCGATCATCGCTCGCCTGGTCCGAGGCACCGCCTGCGACGACGCCCGGCTCCGCCTGTACTCCTACCTCGCCGGACAGGCGCAGATTCCGGGATCCGCGGCGCATGAGCACTTCACCGCTCACTACGCGGAGGCCATCGACGGCATCGGCATCATCATCGGCGCCCTGCAGCAGCACGGCCTGGCGCGCACCGATCAGCCCGCCGAAGCGATGGCGCGGCGGTTCCTGGCGGCCTGGGACGGGTTGCAGCAGTTGTGGGTGGTAGCCCCGGACTTCGACCTGGAGGCGGAGACCCTGCAGGCATTCGCGGACATAACCGGTCGGGACCTGCTGCGCGCCCGGGACGCCATGGCAGAGGTGATTCGCGGCATCTGA
- a CDS encoding sialate O-acetylesterase yields MTLQRGKPIAFWGTAGAGDEVSITVQNMTASCRAATNGCWRAEIGPLEASFQETIQIASGDDSVFLHDVQVGDVYLAAGQSNMEFYMRYDADFADEMETCTNDDIRFFDYPEVSYPDQINEADYGRNFGFWRRATADQLQWFSAPAYYFAKTLQARYGVPIGIVGCNWGGTPACAWMSEEAIEEGGGGLYLEEYREALADLDPETYENRFRTDPASWRTEPFADAASVMLMEGRSLEEILRDLYGDMTPPPQIDFSAMAPPMGPKNEKRPCGLYESMLSQVAPYGVRGILYYQGESDGDAHPELYATLFPALIRCFRRLWNDELPFLFVQLAPFGRWMQCVGEPYAIIREAQQHTADTVPGVGMAVITDIGMELDIHPKKKKPVGERLALLAEKIIYGEDVLCEAPTLLGMEVKDGQLRLRFGNVGTGLHLAAHTPDGAQTHPARLGGLTLALGDEELDCSSIPATADNDTVTLRSSEIRKGRITAELGRGGWFRINLYNSADLPARPGRLTTNEGVTHIH; encoded by the coding sequence ATGACGTTACAACGCGGCAAGCCGATCGCCTTCTGGGGCACGGCCGGGGCCGGCGACGAGGTGTCGATAACCGTACAGAACATGACTGCCAGCTGCCGCGCAGCGACGAACGGCTGCTGGCGCGCCGAGATCGGCCCGCTGGAGGCCTCCTTCCAGGAGACGATCCAGATCGCTTCCGGAGACGACTCCGTTTTCCTCCACGACGTGCAGGTCGGAGACGTGTATCTCGCCGCCGGACAGTCCAACATGGAGTTCTACATGCGGTACGACGCGGATTTCGCCGACGAGATGGAGACCTGCACCAATGACGACATCCGGTTCTTCGACTACCCGGAGGTGTCTTACCCGGATCAAATCAACGAGGCCGACTACGGGAGAAACTTCGGATTCTGGAGAAGGGCGACAGCAGACCAGTTACAGTGGTTCTCCGCACCGGCATACTACTTCGCCAAGACACTACAGGCGAGATACGGTGTTCCGATAGGCATCGTCGGCTGTAACTGGGGTGGAACTCCCGCATGTGCCTGGATGAGCGAGGAGGCCATCGAGGAGGGCGGAGGCGGACTGTATCTGGAGGAGTACCGGGAGGCCTTGGCGGACCTTGACCCGGAGACCTACGAGAATCGCTTCCGCACCGACCCCGCTTCTTGGCGCACCGAACCGTTTGCCGACGCCGCCAGCGTAATGCTGATGGAGGGCAGGAGCCTGGAGGAAATTCTTAGAGACCTGTACGGGGACATGACGCCCCCTCCCCAGATCGACTTCTCAGCCATGGCCCCACCCATGGGACCGAAGAATGAGAAGCGTCCCTGCGGCCTGTACGAGAGCATGCTCAGCCAGGTGGCCCCCTACGGGGTGCGGGGCATTCTGTACTATCAGGGCGAGTCCGACGGCGATGCCCACCCAGAACTGTATGCGACACTGTTCCCCGCACTGATCAGGTGCTTTCGTAGACTTTGGAATGACGAGCTCCCCTTCCTCTTCGTCCAACTCGCGCCCTTCGGCCGTTGGATGCAGTGCGTCGGCGAGCCATACGCCATCATCCGTGAGGCGCAGCAGCACACTGCGGATACCGTTCCCGGCGTCGGCATGGCGGTGATCACCGATATCGGCATGGAGCTGGACATTCACCCGAAGAAGAAAAAGCCCGTGGGCGAGCGGCTGGCGCTGCTCGCGGAGAAGATCATTTACGGCGAGGACGTGTTATGTGAGGCGCCCACACTACTGGGCATGGAGGTGAAGGACGGACAGCTGCGTCTGCGGTTCGGCAACGTCGGGACGGGACTGCATCTGGCCGCTCACACCCCCGATGGCGCACAGACCCACCCGGCGCGGCTGGGAGGTCTGACACTCGCCCTCGGCGATGAGGAGTTGGATTGCAGCAGCATCCCCGCCACAGCGGATAATGACACGGTGACCCTGCGTTCGTCGGAGATACGCAAGGGACGCATTACGGCGGAACTCGGCCGCGGCGGCTGGTTCCGGATCAATCTTTACAACAGCGCGGATCTACCGGCGCGCCCTGGAAGACTCACCACGAATGAAGGGGTGACCCACATCCATTAG
- a CDS encoding glycoside hydrolase family 1 protein: MTVLRDDFIWGAATAAHQVEGDNIASDFWAVEHSPARLLPEKSGSACDSFHRYREDIRLAAAGGLKAYRFSIEWARIEPADGEFSRAALLHYRDMIDACHEYGLEPIITLHHFTCPLWFALGGGIQRADAADRFAAYVRYVSEILHDVHWIVTINEPNILNLMSGMTAVIGKSAEELRAAGLASTDQRAALPAPSLELAPKLIAMHAAARAVLRQSVPDAQVGWALAAQAFTPTPGNEEVFEQVFHQWEGVYLDATAEDDFIGVQAYTSQPVDASGPVPHPDSPDNTLTGWAYRPDALGINLRRYWERCGKPLLVTENGIATADDARRIAYTTEALRGLIAAVADGADVRGYCHWSLLDNYEWGRWEPTFGLIAVDRERDFARTPKPSLAWLGRIAAENAASLEPGA, encoded by the coding sequence ATGACCGTCCTACGCGACGACTTCATTTGGGGTGCCGCCACCGCCGCCCACCAGGTGGAGGGCGACAACATCGCCTCAGACTTCTGGGCCGTGGAGCACTCACCCGCCCGCCTGCTGCCGGAGAAATCCGGCTCGGCCTGCGACTCCTTCCACCGCTACCGGGAGGACATCCGCCTGGCCGCCGCGGGCGGTCTGAAGGCCTACCGCTTCTCCATCGAGTGGGCGCGCATTGAGCCGGCCGACGGCGAGTTCTCCCGCGCCGCCCTGCTGCATTACCGGGACATGATCGACGCCTGCCACGAGTACGGCCTGGAACCGATCATCACCCTGCACCACTTCACCTGCCCGCTGTGGTTCGCGCTCGGCGGTGGCATCCAGCGTGCGGACGCCGCCGACCGCTTCGCCGCCTATGTGCGCTACGTCTCCGAGATCCTGCACGACGTGCACTGGATCGTCACGATCAACGAGCCCAATATCCTGAACCTGATGAGCGGCATGACCGCCGTCATCGGCAAGTCCGCCGAGGAGCTGCGCGCGGCCGGCCTCGCCTCCACCGACCAGAGGGCCGCCCTGCCCGCCCCGTCGCTCGAGCTGGCGCCGAAGCTGATCGCCATGCACGCCGCCGCCCGTGCCGTGCTGCGCCAGAGCGTGCCGGACGCGCAGGTCGGCTGGGCGCTCGCGGCTCAGGCCTTCACCCCTACTCCGGGCAATGAGGAGGTATTCGAGCAGGTCTTCCACCAGTGGGAGGGCGTGTACCTGGACGCGACCGCCGAGGACGACTTCATCGGCGTGCAGGCCTACACCTCCCAGCCGGTGGACGCCTCCGGGCCCGTCCCGCACCCCGACTCGCCCGACAACACGCTGACCGGCTGGGCCTACCGTCCCGATGCGCTGGGCATCAACCTGCGCCGCTACTGGGAGCGCTGCGGCAAGCCCCTGCTGGTCACCGAGAACGGCATCGCCACCGCCGACGACGCCCGCCGCATCGCCTACACCACCGAGGCACTGCGCGGCCTGATCGCGGCCGTGGCCGACGGCGCGGATGTGCGCGGCTACTGCCACTGGTCGCTGCTGGACAACTACGAGTGGGGCCGCTGGGAGCCGACCTTCGGGCTGATCGCCGTGGACCGCGAGCGCGACTTCGCCCGCACGCCGAAGCCCTCCCTGGCCTGGCTGGGGCGGATCGCCGCCGAGAACGCCGCCTCACTGGAGCCCGGCGCCTGA
- a CDS encoding MFS transporter, translating into MTASATGGAVPSTAVEPGREEARKPSNGRRADPDYVSWPVRLGWSARALSLAANVIILGYFSLYATDTLGMSPALLGTLMLASKLFDGFTDLFAGWVIDRTHTRWGRARPYEFAMLGLWISIWALFSIPAGLPTGAKAALLFVLYTLVNSVFATLAQANQTLYTALAFPTRVAIGKVSAFAGLFISVGAVVISVIIPQGLAWAGKEPGRWSVLILALAAPMAVLGMMRFVFVKETVVQPADTTEKVTFREIFAALRDNKWIWIIFVLGVLQNLLLNVGAAAYYFRYIVGDIGMQSWISLASLVAIPAVMAIPPLMKRFKLSSIIIAGQLLCVLGNCVLFLADTNIALLLIGTLIIGIGTLPLSYMIGILIIDCATYNEWRGHRRLESIMGAVQSFSAKIGTGLGLAAAGAFLGAFGYDGSLDAQPDSAVFAIRALFTWIPALIALLMVITLRFYKLEDLLPQINQDLAARRAAEATAAGRIADSDSVNSTDTPTDRP; encoded by the coding sequence ATGACCGCATCCGCAACCGGAGGGGCCGTTCCCTCCACCGCCGTCGAACCGGGCCGCGAGGAGGCCCGGAAGCCGAGCAACGGCCGGAGGGCCGATCCCGACTACGTCTCCTGGCCCGTCAGGCTCGGCTGGTCCGCCCGCGCGCTGTCGCTCGCCGCCAACGTCATCATCCTGGGGTACTTCAGCCTCTACGCCACCGACACCCTCGGCATGAGTCCCGCCCTGCTGGGCACGCTCATGCTGGCCTCCAAGCTCTTCGACGGCTTCACCGATCTGTTCGCCGGATGGGTTATCGACCGCACCCACACGCGCTGGGGGAGGGCCCGCCCCTACGAGTTCGCCATGCTCGGCCTGTGGATCTCCATCTGGGCGCTGTTCTCCATCCCGGCCGGGTTGCCGACCGGCGCCAAGGCCGCCCTGCTGTTCGTGCTGTACACACTCGTCAACTCCGTCTTTGCCACGCTCGCCCAGGCGAACCAGACTCTATACACTGCGCTCGCCTTCCCCACCCGCGTGGCCATCGGCAAGGTCTCGGCCTTCGCCGGCCTGTTCATCTCCGTGGGTGCCGTCGTCATCTCCGTGATCATCCCGCAGGGACTGGCCTGGGCGGGAAAGGAACCCGGCCGCTGGTCCGTGCTTATCCTCGCCCTGGCGGCGCCAATGGCCGTCCTGGGGATGATGCGCTTCGTCTTCGTCAAGGAGACCGTCGTCCAGCCCGCAGACACCACGGAGAAGGTCACCTTCCGGGAGATCTTCGCCGCCCTGCGCGACAACAAGTGGATCTGGATCATCTTCGTACTGGGCGTACTGCAGAATCTGCTGTTGAACGTCGGCGCCGCCGCCTACTACTTCCGCTACATCGTCGGAGACATCGGCATGCAGTCCTGGATCTCGCTCGCATCCCTGGTGGCGATCCCGGCAGTGATGGCTATTCCGCCCCTGATGAAGCGCTTCAAACTCAGCTCGATCATTATCGCGGGCCAGCTGTTATGCGTCCTGGGCAACTGTGTGCTGTTCCTGGCGGACACCAACATCGCCCTACTCCTGATCGGCACCCTCATCATCGGCATAGGCACACTGCCGCTGTCCTACATGATCGGAATCCTCATCATCGACTGCGCTACCTACAACGAGTGGAGAGGCCACCGGCGCCTGGAATCGATCATGGGTGCGGTCCAGTCCTTCTCCGCCAAGATCGGTACCGGTCTGGGCCTGGCCGCCGCCGGAGCCTTCCTCGGCGCCTTCGGCTATGACGGCAGCCTTGACGCGCAACCGGATTCCGCCGTCTTCGCCATACGCGCGCTGTTCACCTGGATTCCGGCACTGATTGCCCTCCTGATGGTGATCACTCTGCGCTTCTACAAGCTGGAGGACCTGCTGCCACAGATCAATCAGGACCTGGCTGCCCGCCGCGCCGCGGAGGCTACTGCCGCGGGACGTATCGCCGACAGCGACTCCGTCAACTCCACCGACACCCCCACCGACAGACCGTGA